One Glycine max cultivar Williams 82 chromosome 6, Glycine_max_v4.0, whole genome shotgun sequence DNA segment encodes these proteins:
- the LOC100798722 gene encoding copper methylamine oxidase isoform X1 has translation MASVSQKTTSPSSSSCSATNAAAAIPRLAAAPSPAPATAAAVPQDWTAAVTDVPRISSTNASAAKGVVAAMPRAQSSHPLDPLSAAEISVAVATVRAAGSTPELRDSMRFIEIVLLEPDKNVVALADAYFFPPFQPSLLPRARGGPLIPAKLPPRCARLVVYSRKTNETSIWIVELSQVHAVTRGGHHRGKVISSHVVPDVQPPMDAEEYAECEAVVKSFPPFIEAMKKRGIEDMDLVMVDPWCVGYHSEADAPGKRLAKPLIFCRSESDCPMENGYARPVEGIYVLVDMQNMVVLEFEDRKLVPLPPVDPLRNYTPGETRGGSDRSDVKPLQIIQPEGPSFRVNGYFVEWQKWNFRIGFTPKEGLVIYSVAYVDGSHGRRPVAHRLSFVEMVVPYGDPNDPHYRKNAFDAGEDGLGKNAHSLKKGCDCLGYIKYFDAHFTNFTGGVETIENCVCLHEEDHGMLWKHQDWRTGLAEVRRSRRLTVSFICTVANYEYGFFWHFYQDGRIEAEVKLTGILSLGALLPGEFRKYGTMIAPGLYAPVHQHFFVARMDMSVDSKPGEALNQVVEVNMKVEEPGEKNVHNNAFYAEETLLRSELEAMRDCNSLTARHWVVRNTRTCNRTGQLTGYKLVPGSNCLPLAGSEAKFLRRAAFLKHNFWVTTYSRDELFPGGEFPNQNPRVGEGLATWVKQNRSLEETNVVLWYIFGITHVPRLEDWPVMPVERIGFMLTPHGFFNCSPAVDVPPNACEMDSKDNDIKDNGSSKPIQSGLTAKL, from the exons ATGGCCTCAGTTTCGCAAAAGACGACGTcaccctcctcctcttcttgttCCGCCACCAACGCAGCCGCCGCCATTCCCCGCCTAGCTGCTGCCCCCTCCCCCGCCCCCGCCACCGCCGCCGCCGTGCCGCAAGACTGGACTGCTGCCGTCACCGACGTCCCCCGCATTTCTTCCACCAATGCATCTGCTGCCAAGG GAGTCGTTGCTGCAATGCCAAGGGCACAGTCAAGCCACCCTTTGGATCCTTTATCTGCTGCTGAAATCTCTGTGGCTGTGGCAACTGTGCGGGCTGCTGGATCTACTCCTGAG CTTAGAGATAGTATGCGCTTCATTGAAATAGTTTTACTGGAGCCAGATAAAAATGTTGTTGCACTGGCAGATGCATATTTCTTTCCACCTTTCCAACCATCATTACTTCCAAGAGCTAGAGGAGGACCTCTGATTCCAGCTAAACTCCCTCCAAGATGTGCCAGGCTTGTTGTTTACAGTAGGAAAACAAATGAGACTAGTATATGGATTGTTGAGTTGTCGCAAGTACATGCGGTAACTCGAGGTGGTCATCACCGAGGGAAAGTAATTTCATCACATGTTGTTCCTGATGTTCAGCCTCCAATG GATGCTGAGGAATATGCAGAATGCGAGGCTGTTGTCAAAAGTTTTCCCCCATTTATAGAGGCTATGAAGAAAAGGGGTATTGAAGACATGGACCTTGTAATGGTTGATCCGTG GTGTGTTGGTTATCACAGTGAAGCAGATGCTCCTGGGAAAAGACTTGCTAAACCACTCATATTTTGTCGATCCGAGAGTGACTGTCCTATGGAAAATGGCTATGCCCGACCTGTTGAGGGTATCTATGTTCTTGTTGATATGCAAAACATGGTGGTGTTAGAGTTTGAAGATCGTAAACTTGTTCCCCTCCCACCGGTTGATCCCTTGAGGAACTATACTCCTGGTGAAACCCGAGGTGGCTCTGATAGAAGTGATGTAAAACCCTTGCAAATTATTCAGCCTGAAGGTCCAAGCTTCCGTGTCAATGGGTATTTTGTTGAATGGCAGAAG TGGAATTTCCGTATTGGATTCACACCCAAAGAAGGTTTGGTTATATATTCTGTTGCATATGTTGATGGTAGTCATGGACGAAGGCCTGTTGCTCATAGGCTGAGTTTTGTGGAGATGGTTGTTCCCTATGGAGATCCAAATGATCCACATTACAGAAAAAATGCTTTTGATGCTGGGGAAGATGGATTGGGAAAAAATGCACATTCCCTCAAGAAG ggatgtgattgtttgggataCATCAAGTATTTTGATGCTCACTTCACAAATTTCACTGGTGGGGTGGAAACAATTGAAAATTGTGTATGTTTGCATGAAGAGGATCATGGAATGCTCTGGAAACATCAAGACTGGAGAACTGGCTTAGCAGAAGTCCGAAGATCTAGAAGACTTACAGTTTCTTTCATATGTACTGTTGCCAACTATGAGTATGGATTTTTTTGGCATTTTTATCAG GATGGAAGGATCGAAGCTGAAGTAAAGCTAACTGGAATTCTCAGCCTAGGAGCCTTACTGCCTGGAGAGTTTCGAAAATATGGAACCATGATTGCGCCTGGTCTATATGCACCAGTTCATCAGCACTTTTTTGTTGCTCGCATGGACATGTCTGTTGATTCTAAACCTGGTGAAGCTTTGAATCAG GTTGTGGAGGTCAATATGAAAGTCGAGGAACCAGGTGAGAAGAATGTTCACAATAATGCATTCTATGCTGAAGAGACTTTGCTCAGATCTGAATTGGAAGCCATGCGTGATTGCAATTCTTTGACTGCTCGGCATTGGGTT GTAAGGAACACGAGAACATGCAATAGAACTGGACAGTTGACAGGCTATAAGCTGGTACCTGGCTCTAACTGCTTGCCATTGGCAGGCTCTGAAGCCAAGTTTTTAAGAAGAGCTGCTTTCTTGAAGCATAACTTTTGGGTAACAACATATTCACGTGATGAGTTGTTTCCTGGAGGAGAATTTCCTAATCAAAATCCACGTGTTGGTGAAGGACTAGCTACATGGGTTAAGCAGAACCGATCTTTGGAAGAAACTAATGTAGTTCTTTG GTATATATTTGGAATCACACACGTTCCTCGTTTGGAAGACTGGCCTGTTATGCCAGTAGAGCGCATTGGTTTTATGCTCACG CCTCATGGATTCTTCAACTGTTCCCCTGCAGTAGATGTTCCGCCAAATGCATGTGAAATGGATTCTAAAGATAATGACATTAAGGATAATGGTTCTTCGAAACCAATTCAGAGTGGGTTAACGGCAAAGCTTTAG
- the LOC100798722 gene encoding copper methylamine oxidase isoform X2, which yields MGGVNLSRKHFLEPKRVVAAMPRAQSSHPLDPLSAAEISVAVATVRAAGSTPELRDSMRFIEIVLLEPDKNVVALADAYFFPPFQPSLLPRARGGPLIPAKLPPRCARLVVYSRKTNETSIWIVELSQVHAVTRGGHHRGKVISSHVVPDVQPPMDAEEYAECEAVVKSFPPFIEAMKKRGIEDMDLVMVDPWCVGYHSEADAPGKRLAKPLIFCRSESDCPMENGYARPVEGIYVLVDMQNMVVLEFEDRKLVPLPPVDPLRNYTPGETRGGSDRSDVKPLQIIQPEGPSFRVNGYFVEWQKWNFRIGFTPKEGLVIYSVAYVDGSHGRRPVAHRLSFVEMVVPYGDPNDPHYRKNAFDAGEDGLGKNAHSLKKGCDCLGYIKYFDAHFTNFTGGVETIENCVCLHEEDHGMLWKHQDWRTGLAEVRRSRRLTVSFICTVANYEYGFFWHFYQDGRIEAEVKLTGILSLGALLPGEFRKYGTMIAPGLYAPVHQHFFVARMDMSVDSKPGEALNQVVEVNMKVEEPGEKNVHNNAFYAEETLLRSELEAMRDCNSLTARHWVVRNTRTCNRTGQLTGYKLVPGSNCLPLAGSEAKFLRRAAFLKHNFWVTTYSRDELFPGGEFPNQNPRVGEGLATWVKQNRSLEETNVVLWYIFGITHVPRLEDWPVMPVERIGFMLTPHGFFNCSPAVDVPPNACEMDSKDNDIKDNGSSKPIQSGLTAKL from the exons ATGGGTGGTGTGAATTTGTCTAGAAAGCACTTTTTAGAACCAAAAA GAGTCGTTGCTGCAATGCCAAGGGCACAGTCAAGCCACCCTTTGGATCCTTTATCTGCTGCTGAAATCTCTGTGGCTGTGGCAACTGTGCGGGCTGCTGGATCTACTCCTGAG CTTAGAGATAGTATGCGCTTCATTGAAATAGTTTTACTGGAGCCAGATAAAAATGTTGTTGCACTGGCAGATGCATATTTCTTTCCACCTTTCCAACCATCATTACTTCCAAGAGCTAGAGGAGGACCTCTGATTCCAGCTAAACTCCCTCCAAGATGTGCCAGGCTTGTTGTTTACAGTAGGAAAACAAATGAGACTAGTATATGGATTGTTGAGTTGTCGCAAGTACATGCGGTAACTCGAGGTGGTCATCACCGAGGGAAAGTAATTTCATCACATGTTGTTCCTGATGTTCAGCCTCCAATG GATGCTGAGGAATATGCAGAATGCGAGGCTGTTGTCAAAAGTTTTCCCCCATTTATAGAGGCTATGAAGAAAAGGGGTATTGAAGACATGGACCTTGTAATGGTTGATCCGTG GTGTGTTGGTTATCACAGTGAAGCAGATGCTCCTGGGAAAAGACTTGCTAAACCACTCATATTTTGTCGATCCGAGAGTGACTGTCCTATGGAAAATGGCTATGCCCGACCTGTTGAGGGTATCTATGTTCTTGTTGATATGCAAAACATGGTGGTGTTAGAGTTTGAAGATCGTAAACTTGTTCCCCTCCCACCGGTTGATCCCTTGAGGAACTATACTCCTGGTGAAACCCGAGGTGGCTCTGATAGAAGTGATGTAAAACCCTTGCAAATTATTCAGCCTGAAGGTCCAAGCTTCCGTGTCAATGGGTATTTTGTTGAATGGCAGAAG TGGAATTTCCGTATTGGATTCACACCCAAAGAAGGTTTGGTTATATATTCTGTTGCATATGTTGATGGTAGTCATGGACGAAGGCCTGTTGCTCATAGGCTGAGTTTTGTGGAGATGGTTGTTCCCTATGGAGATCCAAATGATCCACATTACAGAAAAAATGCTTTTGATGCTGGGGAAGATGGATTGGGAAAAAATGCACATTCCCTCAAGAAG ggatgtgattgtttgggataCATCAAGTATTTTGATGCTCACTTCACAAATTTCACTGGTGGGGTGGAAACAATTGAAAATTGTGTATGTTTGCATGAAGAGGATCATGGAATGCTCTGGAAACATCAAGACTGGAGAACTGGCTTAGCAGAAGTCCGAAGATCTAGAAGACTTACAGTTTCTTTCATATGTACTGTTGCCAACTATGAGTATGGATTTTTTTGGCATTTTTATCAG GATGGAAGGATCGAAGCTGAAGTAAAGCTAACTGGAATTCTCAGCCTAGGAGCCTTACTGCCTGGAGAGTTTCGAAAATATGGAACCATGATTGCGCCTGGTCTATATGCACCAGTTCATCAGCACTTTTTTGTTGCTCGCATGGACATGTCTGTTGATTCTAAACCTGGTGAAGCTTTGAATCAG GTTGTGGAGGTCAATATGAAAGTCGAGGAACCAGGTGAGAAGAATGTTCACAATAATGCATTCTATGCTGAAGAGACTTTGCTCAGATCTGAATTGGAAGCCATGCGTGATTGCAATTCTTTGACTGCTCGGCATTGGGTT GTAAGGAACACGAGAACATGCAATAGAACTGGACAGTTGACAGGCTATAAGCTGGTACCTGGCTCTAACTGCTTGCCATTGGCAGGCTCTGAAGCCAAGTTTTTAAGAAGAGCTGCTTTCTTGAAGCATAACTTTTGGGTAACAACATATTCACGTGATGAGTTGTTTCCTGGAGGAGAATTTCCTAATCAAAATCCACGTGTTGGTGAAGGACTAGCTACATGGGTTAAGCAGAACCGATCTTTGGAAGAAACTAATGTAGTTCTTTG GTATATATTTGGAATCACACACGTTCCTCGTTTGGAAGACTGGCCTGTTATGCCAGTAGAGCGCATTGGTTTTATGCTCACG CCTCATGGATTCTTCAACTGTTCCCCTGCAGTAGATGTTCCGCCAAATGCATGTGAAATGGATTCTAAAGATAATGACATTAAGGATAATGGTTCTTCGAAACCAATTCAGAGTGGGTTAACGGCAAAGCTTTAG